A single Aminobacterium mobile DSM 12262 DNA region contains:
- a CDS encoding 2-hydroxymuconate tautomerase, whose translation MPIVNVHILEGRTVEQKRRLVHEMTQTICSCLDVPAEKVRIIITDMKKSDFAVAGVLASDRDK comes from the coding sequence ATGCCAATAGTGAACGTGCATATTCTTGAGGGAAGAACAGTAGAGCAAAAACGACGACTTGTGCATGAAATGACCCAGACTATATGTTCATGTCTCGATGTACCGGCCGAAAAGGTTCGTATCATAATAACAGACATGAAGAAATCTGACTTTGCTGTAGCAGGAGTATTGGCCTCAGATAGAGATAAGTAA
- a CDS encoding ArsA family ATPase, which yields MTDVVKRQFSFFGGKGGTGKTTCAAAYALALSQRGIKTLVVSTDPAHSLADAFNRPIGLEVVHIGKNLWGIEIDAEEEAKKYMKAIQDKMLNIVSAAIVDEIKRQIEIAYMSPGAEEAAIFDKFIELMETIGNPYDVIVFDTAPTGHTLRLLTLPEILGIWIEHLIQKRAQAMELMKAAARYDKDLQEKIKEDPIIETLQLRRDKFALARKILTDREHTAFYFVLNAEKLPIIETKRAIEILKKHNITIGGVVVNKIIPQEAGSFFEKRREKQEEYLHQINELFGDLGVTYIPLLDSDIQGIEQLEQIAPLILKLDELKKIFRYLP from the coding sequence ATGACAGATGTGGTGAAGCGACAGTTCTCCTTTTTTGGAGGGAAAGGTGGAACGGGCAAAACAACATGTGCTGCAGCCTATGCTTTGGCATTATCTCAGCGAGGCATTAAAACATTAGTAGTCTCCACTGATCCTGCCCACTCCCTTGCAGATGCTTTTAACAGGCCTATTGGTTTGGAAGTCGTTCATATAGGTAAAAACCTTTGGGGCATAGAGATTGATGCTGAAGAAGAAGCTAAAAAGTATATGAAAGCTATTCAAGACAAGATGTTGAATATAGTAAGTGCTGCTATTGTAGATGAAATTAAACGTCAAATAGAGATAGCCTATATGTCGCCAGGTGCGGAAGAAGCGGCAATTTTCGATAAGTTCATCGAACTTATGGAGACCATAGGAAACCCCTACGATGTTATTGTTTTTGATACAGCCCCTACGGGACACACCCTTCGACTTCTTACTCTCCCGGAAATTCTTGGAATATGGATTGAACATCTTATCCAAAAGCGAGCTCAAGCCATGGAGCTTATGAAAGCTGCTGCACGATACGATAAAGACCTTCAGGAAAAAATAAAAGAAGATCCTATCATAGAAACGCTCCAACTAAGGCGAGACAAATTTGCTCTTGCCCGAAAAATCCTGACAGATCGTGAGCATACAGCCTTTTATTTCGTATTAAACGCAGAAAAGCTACCTATTATCGAAACGAAAAGGGCCATAGAAATACTAAAGAAGCACAACATTACAATCGGAGGTGTTGTTGTAAATAAAATAATACCCCAAGAAGCAGGTTCTTTTTTTGAAAAGCGCAGAGAAAAACAAGAAGAGTACCTCCACCAGATTAACGAATTGTTTGGGGACCTCGGAGTAACATATATACCGTTACTTGACTCGGATATACAGGGAATAGAGCAATTGGAACAAATAGCACCTCTTATTTTAAAACTCGACGAGCTAAAAAAAATCTTTCGCTACTTGCCATAA
- a CDS encoding YhcH/YjgK/YiaL family protein, which produces MKLIFDTLGNASTYYCMGERIRRAFEFLKTFDPSAMEDGKYEIEGSSVFAILQSATTKPKEAQVWEAHCKYIDIQCLLSGQEWLGYAPLESMHLVLPYDEIRDFALYDGHEGLYFQNYPGRFVIFYPQDVHKGCVSCREPSYIRKIVIKVQL; this is translated from the coding sequence GTGAAATTGATATTCGATACTTTGGGGAATGCAAGCACATACTATTGCATGGGGGAGAGGATACGGCGAGCTTTTGAGTTTCTTAAAACCTTTGATCCATCCGCAATGGAGGATGGGAAATATGAAATAGAAGGATCATCTGTTTTTGCTATACTCCAGTCAGCTACTACAAAGCCGAAGGAGGCCCAGGTTTGGGAAGCTCACTGTAAATATATTGATATTCAATGCCTTCTTTCTGGTCAAGAGTGGCTTGGATATGCTCCTCTCGAGAGCATGCATCTTGTCCTTCCCTACGACGAAATCAGAGATTTTGCCCTCTATGATGGACATGAAGGGCTCTACTTCCAGAATTATCCAGGACGTTTCGTTATTTTCTATCCTCAGGACGTCCATAAAGGATGTGTTTCTTGTAGAGAACCTAGCTATATACGAAAGATAGTTATAAAAGTGCAACTGTAG
- a CDS encoding nitrilase-related carbon-nitrogen hydrolase: MFRVACVQMEARNVSQYLQTEQEILDSIDTVCEKDDIDLIVFPECTWPAYYLGENPEAAGLAHERTPQLMEHIGEKAALYGVYVAMGLYLFHGRSLRNAGVLWNPQGQIAGRVYKSNLWHFDSKYVAPGEEFPVIETPLGKIGLMICADGRAPEIARILSFKGAEVIIDMTNLVTSGSDPTVLNNPQIEYMLPVRAYENGVWIIVCDKIGLEAYTVLNTGRSCIINPYGHIVAEASPNQEEVITAAIDTSITPPPHRPYPEHRFFSRLGSSLESLPIFSFTKELTAFTGLLCSVAQFSWYDEEHYFASASRMIRILQDQDSSLILLPDSGEAEILDRLVHYLQPLLSSGTVVCLSGKTRLNGEERKAMVGFSKNNFYGPALYQDDHDPMVFQTEAGRLGFIVDDEMSLPEKARCLMLEGAQVFLWSDSFPKRISRNVAQCRGAENKVFLMRNIVADEDSSLIISPSGSILAAALPGKDQCISSYIVPVEAYNKTVIPGTNVVTGRQPNFYKNALNALKERQDREIDG; encoded by the coding sequence ATGTTCCGTGTCGCCTGTGTACAAATGGAGGCAAGGAATGTGAGTCAGTACCTGCAAACAGAGCAAGAAATTTTAGACTCTATTGATACAGTATGCGAAAAGGATGATATAGATCTCATAGTTTTTCCCGAATGCACCTGGCCAGCCTACTATCTGGGGGAAAATCCTGAAGCGGCAGGATTGGCTCATGAAAGAACCCCCCAACTTATGGAGCATATAGGTGAGAAAGCAGCGTTATACGGTGTTTATGTCGCCATGGGGCTGTACCTTTTCCATGGGAGATCGCTTCGTAATGCTGGAGTTTTATGGAACCCACAAGGCCAGATAGCAGGAAGAGTATATAAGTCTAATTTGTGGCATTTTGACTCTAAATATGTTGCTCCAGGAGAAGAATTCCCTGTAATTGAAACGCCTCTAGGAAAGATAGGGCTCATGATTTGTGCTGATGGCCGTGCCCCTGAAATAGCCAGGATACTGTCCTTTAAAGGGGCGGAGGTCATTATAGATATGACGAATCTCGTAACGTCAGGTTCAGATCCGACCGTATTAAATAACCCCCAGATTGAATACATGCTCCCTGTCAGGGCCTATGAAAATGGTGTGTGGATTATTGTATGCGATAAAATTGGTCTGGAAGCATACACCGTTCTGAACACGGGGCGGAGCTGTATCATTAACCCTTATGGTCACATTGTAGCGGAAGCATCTCCTAATCAAGAGGAAGTAATAACAGCAGCTATAGATACGTCTATAACCCCACCTCCTCACCGCCCGTACCCGGAACACCGCTTTTTCTCCAGACTTGGAAGCTCCTTGGAGTCGCTACCTATTTTTTCTTTTACAAAAGAGCTCACGGCTTTTACAGGTCTGCTTTGTTCGGTAGCACAGTTCTCCTGGTACGACGAAGAGCATTATTTTGCCTCAGCGTCTCGAATGATTCGCATTCTTCAGGATCAGGATTCATCCCTTATCCTTTTACCAGATAGCGGAGAGGCAGAGATTTTGGATCGTCTCGTACATTATTTGCAGCCTCTTCTTTCCTCCGGTACAGTTGTATGTCTTTCAGGTAAAACTCGCTTAAATGGAGAAGAGAGGAAAGCCATGGTCGGTTTCTCGAAAAATAATTTTTACGGGCCTGCTTTGTATCAGGATGATCATGATCCCATGGTTTTTCAAACAGAAGCTGGTCGCTTGGGATTCATAGTAGATGACGAAATGTCTCTTCCCGAAAAAGCCCGTTGTCTTATGCTGGAAGGAGCCCAAGTTTTTCTTTGGTCTGATTCCTTCCCAAAAAGAATTTCTCGAAACGTGGCTCAATGTCGCGGAGCTGAAAATAAGGTTTTCCTCATGCGGAATATTGTGGCGGATGAAGATAGCTCCCTTATTATTTCTCCTTCAGGGTCTATACTCGCCGCCGCTCTGCCCGGGAAAGATCAGTGTATTTCTTCATATATTGTGCCTGTGGAGGCCTATAACAAAACAGTTATACCTGGAACGAATGTTGTGACAGGACGCCAGCCGAATTTCTATAAAAACGCATTGAATGCACTTAAAGAAAGGCAGGATAGAGAGATTGATGGATGA
- the tadA gene encoding tRNA adenosine(34) deaminase TadA, with translation MDEDLFFMKKALDEAKEAMTRGEVPVGAIVVKAGKIIGHGGNVKDTDPTAHAEIVAIRQAASHLGAWNLKGCTLYVTLEPCPMCAGAMVLARIDRLVYGASDPRTGACGTLYNIVQDQRLNHRCEIRKGLLAQESARLLWDFFEKRRS, from the coding sequence ATGGATGAAGATTTATTTTTTATGAAGAAAGCCTTGGATGAAGCTAAAGAGGCTATGACGAGGGGAGAAGTTCCGGTAGGGGCCATTGTCGTTAAAGCAGGGAAGATTATAGGGCATGGTGGAAATGTAAAAGATACAGACCCTACGGCTCACGCCGAAATTGTAGCTATTCGTCAGGCAGCTTCTCATCTAGGTGCTTGGAACCTGAAAGGGTGTACACTCTATGTTACTCTTGAACCTTGCCCTATGTGTGCTGGCGCCATGGTGTTAGCCCGAATTGATCGTTTGGTTTATGGAGCTTCGGATCCTCGAACAGGTGCGTGTGGAACTCTTTATAACATTGTACAGGACCAGCGGCTCAACCATCGTTGTGAAATAAGAAAAGGGCTTCTTGCCCAAGAAAGCGCTCGACTTCTCTGGGATTTTTTTGAGAAACGCCGATCTTAG
- a CDS encoding pyridoxal phosphate-dependent aminotransferase: MWSPKVRHHLRDFERGSYIHEDGVHSIKLNCNGLESTLPHAPEVEAFIRGYDWITNMWETGDTSYKALSEEICRYWKEYADIKEEQVKIGCGSMQVLERINKIFLDESATVLGYTPQFVEYITEVRVSGARFEAVPMKREENFLFHVNSLLDALKKEQTLLYIDNPNNPTGQLIPLDQIEALVARARDLGVVVVVDEAYGDYAPKDASAMQLISKYKNLIVTRTLTKGFHFAGTRVGYGVFSEDLWKYYDKVNLPFPVSSVSTLLAREALRGGAVLEQVRKLVGEEKVKLIAGLKERGYSVANTYNHCPILLVSLNSPCIHLASSLAMKGIGVRSGEDYPNLGKNYVRIATPSKASDFFECLDRGNH, translated from the coding sequence ATGTGGAGCCCTAAAGTTCGGCATCATTTAAGAGATTTTGAACGTGGAAGCTACATTCATGAAGACGGAGTGCATTCTATAAAATTGAATTGCAATGGTCTTGAATCGACGTTGCCACACGCTCCTGAAGTTGAAGCGTTTATCCGTGGCTACGATTGGATAACAAACATGTGGGAAACGGGGGATACTTCGTATAAAGCTTTGTCAGAAGAAATTTGTCGCTACTGGAAAGAGTATGCAGATATCAAAGAAGAGCAGGTAAAAATTGGTTGCGGATCAATGCAAGTTCTGGAAAGAATCAATAAAATCTTTCTTGATGAAAGCGCGACTGTTTTAGGGTATACGCCGCAGTTCGTTGAATATATTACAGAGGTTCGAGTGTCTGGGGCTCGTTTTGAAGCTGTTCCGATGAAACGAGAAGAGAACTTCCTTTTCCACGTGAACTCTTTACTTGATGCACTAAAAAAGGAACAGACCTTACTTTACATAGATAACCCTAATAATCCGACGGGGCAGCTTATTCCTCTTGATCAAATAGAAGCACTTGTAGCTCGAGCTCGTGACCTTGGGGTTGTGGTGGTAGTCGACGAAGCCTATGGAGATTATGCTCCTAAAGATGCTTCAGCCATGCAACTTATATCAAAATATAAAAATCTCATTGTAACCAGAACCCTTACAAAAGGCTTCCATTTTGCAGGAACTCGTGTCGGTTATGGAGTTTTTAGTGAGGACCTCTGGAAATACTACGATAAAGTGAACCTCCCTTTCCCTGTCTCTTCTGTAAGCACCCTTTTAGCGAGGGAAGCCTTGCGAGGTGGAGCTGTCTTGGAGCAAGTCCGAAAGTTGGTAGGAGAGGAGAAGGTGAAGCTGATTGCAGGACTTAAAGAGAGAGGATATTCTGTGGCAAACACGTATAATCATTGCCCCATATTGCTCGTGTCTCTGAATTCCCCCTGCATACATCTGGCTTCCTCTCTCGCTATGAAAGGAATTGGTGTACGATCAGGGGAAGATTATCCCAATTTGGGGAAAAACTATGTACGAATAGCAACGCCGTCAAAGGCCTCAGACTTCTTTGAATGTCTTGATAGAGGGAATCACTAA
- the larA gene encoding nickel-dependent lactate racemase yields the protein MYSYAMNYGKKSVEFSIPSNNLLGVIDSESLASEGSEEEIIRRALENPIGSPRLGELVKPGDSVCIIVSDITRAWQRMWVYLPFIVDELNKAGIRDEDILFLSATGTHREQTPEEHSQLLGEELSKRFTVVDHKCLAHEDMVYIGTTSYGTPVKVNKKALECDHIVITGAIGYHFMAGWGGGRKGILPGISSYETVMSNHARVLDPEPGKGRNMDCRPGNFENNYIHLDMLEAAEMVKPTFLFNVIPGNDGKIAFAIAGDWKQAFYEGTKIVDRKDGVIIPELGELVIATAGGYPKDINFYQSSKVIVNAMEAAPHGGSLVILSACNEGYGNDEVQYMLQQFPNTVEREKEIRREFTIAKYIGYIVGYVAENWDFYLVTEMSPDDFKGTGITVVKNLDEALKMVYQKKGTQLKTWLMPHGANTLPKLKK from the coding sequence ATGTATTCATACGCCATGAATTATGGGAAGAAAAGTGTGGAATTTTCTATTCCCTCCAACAATCTACTCGGAGTAATAGATAGCGAATCACTTGCCTCAGAGGGCTCCGAAGAGGAAATTATACGTCGTGCCCTCGAAAATCCTATTGGCTCACCCCGATTGGGAGAACTGGTAAAACCTGGCGATTCAGTATGCATAATAGTGTCAGATATAACCAGGGCGTGGCAGCGAATGTGGGTCTATTTGCCTTTTATAGTTGATGAACTGAACAAAGCAGGGATACGAGACGAAGATATTCTCTTTCTAAGTGCTACGGGAACTCATAGAGAACAAACGCCTGAAGAGCATAGCCAGCTTTTGGGGGAAGAATTGTCAAAAAGATTTACTGTAGTGGATCATAAATGTCTTGCACATGAAGACATGGTTTATATTGGGACTACATCCTACGGTACGCCTGTTAAAGTCAATAAAAAAGCTCTTGAATGTGACCACATTGTTATAACGGGAGCTATCGGGTATCACTTTATGGCGGGATGGGGAGGTGGCCGTAAAGGAATTTTGCCGGGTATTTCTTCCTATGAAACTGTCATGTCGAACCATGCTCGAGTTTTAGATCCTGAACCTGGGAAGGGGCGCAACATGGACTGTCGGCCTGGGAATTTTGAGAATAACTACATACATTTGGATATGCTGGAAGCAGCAGAGATGGTGAAGCCCACTTTCTTGTTCAATGTTATACCAGGAAACGACGGGAAAATAGCTTTTGCCATAGCTGGAGATTGGAAACAAGCTTTTTATGAGGGAACCAAAATCGTTGATCGGAAAGATGGCGTCATTATTCCAGAGCTAGGTGAGCTTGTTATTGCCACAGCAGGAGGCTACCCGAAAGACATTAACTTCTATCAATCATCAAAAGTGATTGTTAACGCTATGGAAGCGGCTCCCCACGGTGGCTCGCTTGTCATATTAAGTGCTTGTAATGAAGGGTATGGCAACGATGAAGTCCAATATATGCTTCAACAATTCCCGAACACAGTAGAGCGGGAAAAAGAGATACGCCGCGAGTTTACGATCGCTAAATATATAGGGTACATAGTTGGATATGTGGCAGAGAACTGGGATTTCTATTTAGTCACAGAAATGTCCCCTGACGATTTCAAGGGAACGGGCATTACGGTAGTGAAAAACCTCGATGAGGCCTTAAAGATGGTTTACCAAAAAAAGGGGACTCAGCTGAAAACATGGCTTATGCCCCATGGTGCTAATACATTACCTAAACTAAAAAAATAG
- a CDS encoding arginine deiminase family protein — protein MKIQVNSEIGKLRAVMMQSPGKGIERCTPLNIGSLAWDSVPSPHKAAEEHQKWVEVVERFGAKVYLFEDLLRDVLAIPAVKKDLIAQIVKTEQSFITQQTMSVLQEYLLSLPPAKLVDQLFFGMTKEELNKATHEVSLVDLVDMGTHMWSLFPMSNILYSRDSAAVLGDGVVFCKMFNRDRIKEPYCIRSILRNHPDFKDLDYKVWYGEDQGDTTPVEGGNIHCYSRNVFIIGINERTHPASIEKIAQRTMQNGEITDVLALMFENPRLSSTDSIGLSVHVDMFLNMIDHDAFLFFPYIEKKLTVLHITRGKQGRLRIKRENSLFGAIKKVLKLDSLRIIKVGGDESEAIAFAEQRAGSGGNTFNLEPGKLCIWDRNVATIKALEKGGIDVVTIEADELVKGGGGPRCSTMPLWRDNI, from the coding sequence ATGAAAATTCAAGTGAATTCAGAAATTGGAAAGCTCAGAGCGGTGATGATGCAATCTCCCGGTAAGGGCATTGAACGATGTACCCCTCTTAATATAGGATCTTTGGCCTGGGATTCTGTACCAAGTCCTCATAAAGCCGCAGAAGAGCATCAGAAGTGGGTAGAAGTAGTAGAACGCTTTGGAGCCAAAGTTTACCTTTTCGAGGATTTGCTTCGAGATGTTCTTGCTATCCCAGCCGTGAAAAAAGACCTCATTGCTCAGATAGTTAAAACCGAACAATCTTTTATAACGCAGCAAACGATGAGTGTACTGCAAGAATATTTGTTGAGCCTTCCTCCCGCAAAGCTAGTAGATCAACTTTTCTTTGGAATGACAAAAGAAGAACTGAATAAGGCGACTCACGAAGTTTCTCTTGTAGATCTCGTGGATATGGGAACACACATGTGGAGCCTATTCCCTATGTCAAATATCCTTTATTCCCGAGATTCTGCTGCCGTGCTGGGGGATGGCGTCGTTTTCTGTAAAATGTTCAATCGGGATCGCATTAAGGAGCCCTATTGCATTCGATCTATTCTTAGGAATCATCCAGATTTTAAAGATCTCGATTATAAAGTATGGTATGGAGAAGACCAAGGAGATACTACACCTGTGGAGGGTGGGAATATTCACTGCTATAGCCGAAACGTTTTTATTATCGGCATCAATGAACGTACCCATCCGGCTTCTATAGAAAAAATTGCCCAAAGGACAATGCAAAATGGCGAGATTACAGATGTTCTAGCACTTATGTTCGAAAATCCGCGGCTCAGCTCTACCGATTCTATTGGGCTTTCTGTACACGTGGATATGTTCCTGAACATGATCGATCACGATGCATTTCTTTTCTTCCCCTACATAGAAAAGAAGCTCACTGTGCTTCATATTACCCGGGGGAAGCAGGGACGCCTTCGGATTAAGAGAGAAAATTCCCTCTTTGGGGCTATTAAGAAAGTGCTGAAGTTAGACTCTTTGCGAATTATAAAAGTAGGTGGAGACGAAAGTGAAGCCATTGCATTTGCAGAGCAAAGAGCGGGGTCAGGAGGGAACACTTTCAATTTAGAGCCAGGGAAACTCTGTATTTGGGATCGCAATGTGGCCACAATAAAAGCTCTGGAAAAAGGCGGTATTGATGTGGTTACTATTGAGGCCGACGAACTTGTTAAAGGCGGCGGCGGACCTCGATGTTCCACTATGCCCCTCTGGCGCGATAATATTTAG
- a CDS encoding universal stress protein, with translation MKKALVAIDQSQNSQLLISYAFRFAEKNSIERLDFIHVLTRIDLTIPGYVDYPPHYNEESIRQSFLNMIEKGLRDAGVSATPFEFVLTTGTPYEEILKMAEKNKYELILIGHRGLSNLERFFIGSVAAKVVRHAPCTILVHLPKSEEAPKT, from the coding sequence ATGAAAAAAGCGTTAGTAGCAATTGACCAGAGTCAGAATAGTCAGCTCCTCATTAGTTATGCCTTTCGTTTTGCAGAGAAAAACAGTATTGAGCGTTTAGATTTTATTCACGTGTTAACCCGTATAGACCTTACGATACCTGGATATGTTGATTATCCACCTCACTATAATGAAGAATCCATACGGCAATCTTTTTTGAACATGATAGAAAAAGGGTTAAGAGACGCTGGAGTTTCAGCAACGCCTTTTGAATTTGTTCTCACTACAGGCACTCCGTACGAAGAGATTTTAAAAATGGCAGAAAAGAATAAATATGAACTTATTCTTATCGGCCATAGAGGATTGAGCAACCTGGAGCGCTTCTTTATTGGAAGCGTTGCCGCCAAAGTTGTACGTCACGCACCATGCACAATTCTAGTACATCTGCCAAAAAGTGAAGAGGCGCCTAAAACATGA
- a CDS encoding cupin domain-containing protein — protein sequence MIIRSSQIEGLESHPLFGVLEGVESRSIHPDDFYEESMFHEISWVEMEPGASIPIHEHEGCEEVKIIVYGIGMYTEGRQKERIGAGDVILTERGLEHSLENIGSYPLVYIAITSRCNK from the coding sequence ATGATCATTCGATCAAGCCAAATAGAGGGGCTTGAAAGCCATCCTTTATTTGGAGTCCTCGAAGGAGTGGAAAGCCGCTCTATTCATCCAGATGATTTCTACGAGGAGAGTATGTTTCATGAAATAAGCTGGGTGGAAATGGAACCTGGCGCATCTATTCCTATCCATGAACACGAAGGATGCGAAGAGGTAAAAATTATTGTGTATGGTATTGGCATGTACACGGAAGGGAGACAGAAAGAAAGAATAGGTGCAGGAGATGTAATTTTGACAGAGCGAGGTCTAGAGCATTCTCTTGAGAACATAGGAAGCTACCCCTTAGTTTATATAGCCATTACGTCCCGTTGTAATAAATAA
- a CDS encoding restriction endonuclease, translating into MSQFVKLPRKYDQVVNVDDQFSVTRLFDSRCDYCYKLSHDGLNKIKLIKSNDPYDLEIKLGNLTNQWMDQWEKLQEREEKRKNRENEKQLKEEKQRIAVEKSEEASKRLNEIQALLVSGVENTTVVDWEKAKKTENYHLPKPAPPKKPSFPIEPKRTDLKYNPKIGFFGSIFGGKKAKEEEASQNFIKDVNEWKGKVNELRTKHEEKTATYQIQIQQWEKGRDEFVQEVRAFNLYLDGMQEKYRVVTKDGVEFQAKLVLEDSSYPESFPKNFDIEYTPDNKVLVIDYQLPSPEDLPRLKEVKYIASRDEYQEKFITDSASKKLYDDAIYQVCLRTIYELFKNDQIDALCAVAFNGIVESIDPATGQDIRACILSVLVEKEEFSDINLTKINPKQCFKKLKGVGSSALHSLTPIAPVIELNRKDSRFIDAYGVVEGVSPDTNLALMNWQDFEHLIREVFEKEFSGNGGEVKVTQGSRDGGVDAIAFDPDPIRGGKIIIQAKRYTNTVGVSAVRDLYGTVMNEGATKGILISTSDYGPDAYEFAQGKPITLLNGSNLLHLLEKHGHQARINLKEAKQILSMEQ; encoded by the coding sequence ATGAGTCAATTTGTTAAACTGCCAAGGAAATATGATCAAGTTGTGAATGTGGATGATCAATTTTCTGTAACGCGTCTTTTTGATTCTCGCTGTGACTATTGCTATAAGCTTTCTCACGATGGTCTAAATAAAATCAAATTAATCAAAAGTAACGATCCTTATGATCTTGAGATAAAACTTGGTAATCTAACGAATCAATGGATGGATCAATGGGAAAAATTGCAAGAACGTGAAGAGAAGCGAAAAAACAGGGAAAATGAAAAGCAACTGAAGGAAGAGAAACAACGGATTGCAGTTGAAAAAAGTGAAGAAGCGAGTAAAAGGCTTAATGAGATACAAGCTCTTCTAGTTAGTGGGGTTGAAAATACCACTGTCGTTGATTGGGAAAAAGCCAAGAAAACTGAAAACTATCACCTTCCTAAACCTGCTCCTCCTAAGAAACCATCATTTCCAATAGAACCTAAAAGGACTGACTTAAAATACAATCCTAAAATTGGTTTCTTTGGTTCTATCTTTGGAGGGAAAAAAGCCAAGGAAGAAGAAGCATCGCAAAACTTTATAAAGGACGTTAATGAATGGAAAGGCAAGGTCAATGAGCTTAGAACTAAGCATGAAGAAAAGACAGCAACCTATCAAATACAAATACAACAATGGGAAAAAGGTAGAGATGAATTTGTGCAAGAGGTAAGAGCTTTTAATTTGTATCTTGATGGAATGCAAGAAAAGTATAGGGTTGTTACTAAAGATGGAGTTGAGTTTCAAGCAAAGCTAGTTCTAGAAGATTCATCTTATCCAGAGAGTTTTCCGAAAAACTTCGATATTGAATATACTCCTGATAATAAGGTTCTTGTCATTGATTATCAACTCCCCAGTCCAGAAGATCTTCCTCGGCTCAAAGAAGTAAAATACATAGCTTCCAGAGATGAATATCAGGAGAAGTTTATTACAGACTCGGCAAGCAAAAAGCTTTACGATGATGCCATATATCAAGTATGTCTTCGGACTATCTATGAATTATTCAAGAATGATCAGATTGATGCATTGTGTGCCGTTGCATTTAATGGGATTGTTGAATCTATCGATCCTGCTACAGGACAGGATATCAGAGCATGTATCTTAAGTGTACTTGTGGAAAAAGAAGAGTTTTCAGATATTAACCTAACCAAGATAAATCCTAAACAGTGTTTCAAGAAGCTAAAAGGGGTGGGCAGTTCTGCTCTTCATAGTTTAACTCCTATTGCTCCTGTTATTGAGCTTAATCGTAAAGATAGTCGTTTTATTGATGCTTATGGAGTAGTTGAAGGAGTTAGTCCCGATACAAACCTTGCTCTGATGAATTGGCAAGATTTTGAGCATTTAATCAGAGAGGTCTTTGAAAAGGAGTTTTCTGGAAATGGTGGAGAGGTAAAAGTTACCCAAGGGAGTAGAGATGGGGGAGTAGATGCAATAGCTTTTGACCCAGATCCTATCAGGGGCGGTAAAATCATCATTCAAGCTAAAAGATATACTAATACAGTAGGTGTATCTGCGGTGAGGGATCTTTATGGAACTGTAATGAATGAAGGGGCCACAAAGGGTATACTAATCTCAACTTCTGATTATGGTCCAGATGCCTATGAGTTTGCCCAGGGAAAGCCTATAACGCTACTAAATGGTTCAAACCTCCTCCACTTACTTGAAAAACATGGACATCAGGCTAGGATTAATCTGAAGGAAGCAAAACAGATATTAAGTATGGAGCAATAA